The following are from one region of the Nicotiana tomentosiformis chromosome 7, ASM39032v3, whole genome shotgun sequence genome:
- the LOC104107493 gene encoding putative disease resistance protein RGA3: MAEVLVSIVLDQLGNFIVEQVKGQVDELRMAIGIKKEIQSLSLKLKMIKEALDDAEKRRVKDKNVKHWLEILEDFSYDTDNVLDEWKTRILQQEIERNEAATTAASIPRKKASCFFLPSCFTFKKLEVNRDIVRKIKELDVKLEGIVREKDQFSFVVNANGVVSDQDVFKRVMTTGIVDESEVHGRDSDKDVVISKLLESNDQENGLLVVSVVGTGGIGKTTLAQLAYGDEKIKGHFDERIWICVSDPFDEVKIAKAILESLTKSSPNLSQLHMLLERIQECVSKKRFFLVLDDVWSEDYSKWEPLKNSLKNGAPGSRILVTSRSERVVGMMGSSYMHRLGQISDSDCWSLFSRIAFSGRNKEDFENLEDIGKRIVRKCKGLPLAAKTMGSLLRFKDTEEEWQTVLNNEIWEMEEVAIDLFPHLYLSYDDLPPILKRCFSYCAIFPKDTVINVDRLIRIWMAQGYLSTLENNQQEVKGREYFMNLATRSFFQELEKDDKNASVIISCKMHDVVHDFAQFVAKNDCYSIKGTEATENKVDVLSVRHLCWERSDSSVNPTSICDIGKIRSLFAEHLHAKELPRDLFKGLKCIRVLNLHGCLMQELPEEIGNLFHLRYIDLSSSQVKDLPESICRLCNLQTLDLRGCKNLSTLPQQIGKLLNLRHLITTDMPKLESFPQGIGSLTQLRTLSDFVVGKGSSKLGYIGKLNQLQGYLSIHVIDNLNSAEDVVEAEKAELRSKKYVKELRLNFYWTSEVRMDVIEALIPPPNLRFLTINGYRGTQLPTWITLSLNNLRVLTLSECFNCNFLPPLGKLPFLEILWVRLMDELKQVGNELLGLPGTIEPFPKLKKLRFSYCSEWEEWTDLKPEVVISVMPSLKELELYCCEKLNSLPYCLLQRLPSIVSLKIKMCPYLEVDWTKISHIQNIETGNGI, from the coding sequence ATGGCTGAAGTGCTTGTTTCCATTGTCCTTGACCAGTTGGGCAATTTCATTGTGGAGCAAGTTAAGGGACAAGTTGATGAACTAAGAATGGCTATTGGGATCAAGAAAGAGATCCAAAGTCTATCTTTGAAGTTGAAAATGATTAAAGAAGCATTGGATGATGCTGAGAAAAGAAGGGTCAAAGACAAAAATGTTAAACATTGGCTAGAAATTCTTGAAGACTTTTCATATGACACAGATAATGTGTTAGATGAATGGAAAACAAGAATTCTACAGCAAGAAATTGAAAGAAATGAGGCTGCTACTACTGCTGCTTCAATTCCTAGGAAGAAAGCAAGTTGCTTTTTTCTACCTTCTTGTTTTACTTTCAAGAAACTTGAGGTGAATCGCGATATTGTTCGAAAAATAAAGGAATTGGATGTGAAGTTAGAAGGGATTGTGAGAGAAAAAGATCAGTTCAGTTTTGTAGTTAATGCAAATGGTGTTGTTTCTGATCAAGATGTGTTTAAAAGAGTTATGACTACTGGCATTGTTGATGAATCAGAAGTACATGGTAGAGATTCTGATAAAGATGTTGTAATAAGTAAGTTGCTTGAGAGTAATGATCAAGAAAATGGTCTCCTTGTTGTCTCTGTTGTGGGCACAGGTGGGATTGGAAAGACAACTCTTGCACAACTAGCCTATGGTGATGAGAAAATAAAGGGTCATTTTGATGAAAGAATTTGGATTTGTGTATCGGACCCTTTCGATGAAGTTAAAATTGCGAAAGCTATTCTTGAATCTCTAACTAAAAGCTCACCAAATCTGTCTCAACTGCATATGTTGTTagaaagaattcaagaatgtgtcTCTAAGAAAAGGTTCTTTCTTGTGCTAGATGATGTATGGTCTGAAGATTATTCGAAATGGGAACCGTTGAAGAACTCTCTCAAGAATGGAGCTCCCGGAAGTAGAATCTTGGTTACATCTAGGAGTGAGAGGGTTGTCGGAATGATGGGAAGTTCTTACATGCATCGGTTGGGACAAATCTCGGATTCAGATTGCTGGTCATTGTTTAGTCGGATAGCATTTTCAGGAAGGAATAAGGAGGATTTTGAGAATTTAGAAGATATTGGGAAGAGAATTGTTCGAAAGTGCAAAGGATTGCCACTTGCTGCAAAGACTATGGGAAGTCTCTTGCGCTTTAAGGATACAGAAGAAGAGTGGCAAACTGTTTTAAACAATGAAATATGGGAAATGGAGGAAGTGGCAATAGACCTATTTCCTCATTTGTACTTGAGCTACGACGATTTGCCCCCCATCTTGAAGCGTTGTTTCTCATATTGTGCCATTTTCCCTAAAGATACTGTCATAAATGTAGACAGATTGATCAGAATTTGGATGGCACAAGGTTATCTCAGCACACTTGAAAATAACCAACAGGAAGTAAAAGGGCGTGAGTATTTCATGAACTTAGCCACGCGCTCTTTCTTTCAAGAGCTGGAGAAAGATGACAAAAATGCAAGTGTTATAATATCTTGCAAAATGCATGATGTAGTGCATGATTTTGCTCAGTTTGTTGCTAAAAATGACTGCTATAGCATCAAAGGAACCGAAGCAACTGAAAACAAAGTAGACGTTCTTAGTGTTCGTCATTTATGCTGGGAGAGGAGTGATAGTTCAGTGAATCCTACTTCTATTTGTGATATTGGAAAAATTCGCAGTCTATTTGCTGAACACTTGCACGCAAAAGAGCTTCCTAGAGATCTATTCAAAGGTCTTAAATGCATAAGAGTTCTAAATTTACATGGATGTTTGATGCAAGAACTTCCTGAAGAAATAGGAAATCTATTTCATCTAAGGTACATTGATTTAAGCAGCAGTCAAGTGAAGGACTTACCTGAATCCATTTGCCGCTTGTGTAATCTGCAAACCTTAGATCTTCGCGGTTGTAAGAATCTTTCAACACTTCCTCAACAGATAGGAAAATTGTTAAACTTGAGACACCTCATTACTACTGACATGCCAAAATTGGAATCTTTTCCTCAAGGAATTGGAAGTCTAACTCAACTCAGGACTTTGAGTGACTTTGTAGTTGGGAAAGGATCGAGCAAGTTGGGATATATCGGAAAATTGAACCAACTTCAAGGGTATCTATCAATCCATGTTATCGACAATTTGAACTCTGCAGAAGATGTAGTTGAAGCAGAGAAGGCAGAACTAAGAAGCAAGAAGTACGTTAAAGAACTACGTTTGAATTTCTATTGGACGAGTGAGGTAAGAATGGATGTGATTGAAGCTCTAATACCACCTCCAAATCTTAGATTCTTGACAATCAATGGATACAGAGGTACTCAATTACCAACATGGATAACATTGTCACTTAATAATCTTAGAGTTCTTACACTAAGTGAGTGCTTTAACTGCAACTTTCTGCCACCTTTAGGTAAGTTACCATTTCTTGAAATTCTTTGGGTGAGGCTTATGGATGAGCTGAAACAGGTAGGAAATGAATTATTGGGCTTGCCAGGAACCATTGAACCATTTCCAAAGCTAAAGAAATTGAGATTTTCATATTGTTCAGAGTGGGAAGAATGGACAGACTTAAAACCAGAAGTTGTTATTTCAGTAATGCCTAGTCTCAAGGAGTTAGAATTATATTGCTGTGAAAAGCTTAATAGCCTTCCATATTGTCTCTTGCAAAGGCTGCCATCAATAGTGTCTTTAAAGATCAAGATGTGCCCTTATCTTGAAGTTGACTGGACTAAGATATCCCATATTCAGAATATTGAAACTGGTAATGGGATTTGA